The following nucleotide sequence is from Streptomyces xiamenensis.
TGCAACCGGTGTGCCGCGAGGACTGCCCGGGCCTGTGCCCCGAATGCGGAGCACGGCTCGCGGAGGACCCGGAGCACCATCACGACGCTGCCGTCGACATCCGTTGGGCGGCACTGCGGGACTACACGCCCGCGGACCACAAGAAGACACCCCGCACCCGCGGGGACGATCCACAGGAGAAGTAGCCGTGGCTGTTCCTAAGCGGAAGATGTCGCGCAGCAACACGCGCCACCGCCGGTCGCAGTGGAAGGCCACTGCCCCGAACCTGGTGAG
It contains:
- the rpmF gene encoding 50S ribosomal protein L32; its protein translation is MAVPKRKMSRSNTRHRRSQWKATAPNLVSCERCQEPRLQHIACPNCGTYNRRQVIDV